GCAAGAGGCCGTGTCCTCATCGCTGCCCGCCACGCCGCCGCGGTGGTTTCATTTCGTGCCCGCAGCGGCAACGGTCTTTCTTTCCAATGCGGCTTTTATGAGATTTGAGTTGGCCATGATGCGCGTTGCGGCGCGGGAATTCGGCGGGTCGCTCTATACGGCGACAACCGTTATCGGTGTAGTCTTGGCGGGCATCTGCTTAGGCAACTATAGCGGGGGCCGTATCGCTGATCGCTGGCGGGACAGAAGCAATTTGACGGTGGTCTTTACGGCCGCCGCTCTTGCCGTCGCCTTGAGTCCTTTCATGAACCGGCTCCTTGCGGAAGCCCGTACTCAGTCTTGGCTGCTCTCCGATCTCTCGTGGCCTACCCAAATTTTCATTCAAATGTCGGTCGTATGTTTGGTTCCTTGCTTTTTCATGGGTATGGTCAGTCCCATGGTGGCGCGCCGCCTGCTCCAACACGAGGACCATCCGGGCAATGCCTTGGGGCTCCTCTATGCTTGGGGCAGCGTAGGCGCTATAGCGGGCACCTTTCTCAGCGGTTTCTTCTTGATTGAAGTATTGGGCAGTATCCCCCTGACTCTGGCAGTTGCCCTTGCCCTTGCTTTGACCGCGCTGCCCTATGGATGGAAACGGATAAGCGCCCTCCCCGGTTTAATCAGCACGGCCGCCATCTTTTGCCTTTTCCTCTACACTTTACCGAACTTCTTTTCTTATTCTTTTGGTTTGGGCTATCGTTCCGCCGAAGATCCAACCGTAGTCTATGACAAGGAAAGTCTCTATTCCCATATTACGGTGGTTACCGATGATGAAGAAACATCCTTACGTGAAATCCGCCTCGACCGCTTGGCCCATTCCCGTATTGATTTGCGCGACCCGCTGCTGCTGCTCTACGAATACGAATGGATTTACGAAGGCGTGTTAGACGCCCATACCCGACCCGGCGAGCCTGTACGCGCCTTTGTCATTGGCGGCGGCGGCTATGCCTTCCCCCATTATCTGATGGGGGCACGTCCCGGCAGCGCCGTTACGGTGGCGGAAATTGATCCGGCTGTTACAGAGGCCGCTTATGCCGCCTTTGGCTTGCCCCGGGAACACGAGCTGGAGATTTATGATCTCGATGCGCGCAATGTGGTCAGCGATATGATTCAGCGAAAGGAAAAAGACCCCTCTTTTCAGAAATTTGATTATATTTTCGGCGACAGCATCAACGATTATACGGTACCCTTTCATTTGACTACCCTTGAATTTACACAAGCCCTCTATACGCTGCTGACTGACGACGGCATGTACATGTTTAATATGATCGACGTTTTCGATTCCGGCGCTTTCCTGGCTGCCATGGTCAAGACCTGCCGGCAGGTTTTTCCCCACGTACAAGTCTATAATTCGGGCCGCCTCGCCCATACGCGTGATACCTTTGTGGT
This genomic stretch from Candidatus Hydrogenedentota bacterium harbors:
- a CDS encoding fused MFS/spermidine synthase; the encoded protein is MSHAMSRSGLRLPGLTIFFSSACIMILEIVAGKLIARHVGMSLYTWTGIIGVLMLGISVGNYLGGKTADRFAALPTLALLFFLGACSAAVILPLNYLSGLVVPFLTLPWTARIVLHILFVFLAPALLLGMIHPVVVKWALDWGRETGRTVGSMFAWGVMGSLIGTFLTGFYLVTVLGVSAILFLSALGLAALSLLFWILSKKRGAASDDTQQEAVSSSLPATPPRWFHFVPAAATVFLSNAAFMRFELAMMRVAAREFGGSLYTATTVIGVVLAGICLGNYSGGRIADRWRDRSNLTVVFTAAALAVALSPFMNRLLAEARTQSWLLSDLSWPTQIFIQMSVVCLVPCFFMGMVSPMVARRLLQHEDHPGNALGLLYAWGSVGAIAGTFLSGFFLIEVLGSIPLTLAVALALALTALPYGWKRISALPGLISTAAIFCLFLYTLPNFFSYSFGLGYRSAEDPTVVYDKESLYSHITVVTDDEETSLREIRLDRLAHSRIDLRDPLLLLYEYEWIYEGVLDAHTRPGEPVRAFVIGGGGYAFPHYLMGARPGSAVTVAEIDPAVTEAAYAAFGLPREHELEIYDLDARNVVSDMIQRKEKDPSFQKFDYIFGDSINDYTVPFHLTTLEFTQALYTLLTDDGMYMFNMIDVFDSGAFLAAMVKTCRQVFPHVQVYNSGRLAHTRDTFVVVCSKGAAPLSDISPKLRDRYNYVGELLPDERLDERIAGTKAPLLEDDFAPVENLLAAVVRAGRSTRGERHLRFAQRYLAQHQIAKAERHVDAALEIYPAWYEAHEVKAQLLALKQDGRASIESLKAAIPGNPHPERAWQALAFALNQEGRKAEALAAWQRCVELNPHNVTALYNVGVLYGEAQQLSRAVEAWKQALALQPNHEDSLYNLAVAELMMGEKEQARERVEKMKARGYQVDQQLLEALDE